In Francisella hispaniensis FSC454, a genomic segment contains:
- the dptA gene encoding dipeptide and tripeptide permease A, giving the protein MNISDINHSKNKNNITPFWVLWTLELWERFGYYGLQAILAIYFARKLGFSDAEAMLIFGSFSALLYGGPLIGGWIGDSYLGAKRTIFIGAGILFLSYISLSLSTFIAEHVDSTEKTVVMYSLAGVAIGGGLFKANPTSLISKLFEKGDPALDGAMTLYYMAINIGSFVSMLLTPIVAAKYGYLHAFLCSAIGMFLGLISYTIFYPKIKRISTEAGRQKMSWFKVFVVLLGACIAIFIIGNILENTTLCTSIVVVIAILALIYFFIQMFKQAEHERKRMLVALILIVQGIIFFVLYQQMPTSLNFFAVNNVDPNFLGMNVHGEQWQVLNPLVIVLMSPILSVVYKKIPGTHVTKFCFGMTLCALAFLVLYFPQFTTTDGIVSGWWLVASYFFQSTGELLISALGLSMVAELFPRNMSGLAQGMWLLTTMVAGPIGGYVGALTAPAAGTVFTKVEGLAVYGHVFLTIGIFVAVIAAIMWVARGWLNAIIESTRVHFVSEVTHGMHEEATVLPKNN; this is encoded by the coding sequence GTGAATATAAGTGATATAAATCATTCAAAAAATAAAAATAATATTACCCCTTTTTGGGTGTTATGGACATTAGAGTTATGGGAAAGATTTGGCTATTATGGTTTACAAGCTATACTAGCTATTTACTTTGCTAGAAAGTTAGGTTTCAGTGATGCCGAAGCAATGTTGATCTTTGGTTCTTTTTCAGCATTATTATATGGAGGCCCATTAATTGGTGGCTGGATTGGCGATAGCTACCTTGGTGCAAAGCGTACAATATTTATTGGTGCGGGAATTTTATTTTTATCATATATATCACTTAGCTTAAGTACATTTATTGCTGAGCATGTAGATAGTACAGAAAAGACGGTTGTTATGTACTCACTAGCTGGAGTTGCTATCGGTGGAGGCTTATTTAAAGCTAACCCTACTTCTTTAATTTCAAAGTTATTTGAAAAAGGTGATCCTGCTTTAGATGGCGCTATGACACTATATTATATGGCGATTAATATTGGCTCTTTTGTATCTATGCTTCTTACCCCTATAGTAGCCGCTAAATATGGTTATCTTCATGCTTTCTTATGTTCAGCTATTGGGATGTTTCTAGGATTAATTAGCTACACTATTTTCTATCCGAAAATTAAAAGAATCTCAACAGAAGCTGGTAGACAAAAGATGTCTTGGTTTAAGGTTTTTGTGGTACTTTTAGGAGCCTGTATAGCGATCTTTATAATAGGTAATATACTTGAAAACACTACTTTATGTACTAGCATAGTTGTTGTAATCGCGATATTAGCACTAATATACTTCTTTATACAAATGTTCAAACAGGCTGAGCATGAAAGAAAAAGGATGCTAGTAGCTTTAATATTAATTGTACAGGGGATTATCTTCTTTGTATTATATCAACAAATGCCTACTTCTCTTAATTTCTTTGCAGTTAATAATGTCGATCCTAACTTTTTAGGCATGAATGTACACGGTGAACAATGGCAGGTACTTAACCCTCTAGTAATAGTATTAATGTCACCAATTCTATCGGTTGTATATAAAAAAATACCTGGAACTCATGTGACAAAATTCTGTTTTGGTATGACTTTATGTGCATTAGCATTTTTAGTACTATACTTTCCACAATTTACCACAACTGACGGTATTGTATCTGGTTGGTGGTTAGTTGCTAGTTATTTCTTCCAATCTACTGGAGAATTACTAATCTCAGCACTAGGTTTATCTATGGTTGCTGAGCTATTCCCAAGAAATATGAGTGGTCTTGCACAAGGTATGTGGTTACTTACTACAATGGTAGCTGGCCCAATTGGTGGTTATGTAGGTGCTTTGACAGCCCCAGCAGCAGGTACTGTTTTTACAAAAGTTGAAGGCCTTGCAGTCTATGGACATGTATTTTTAACTATAGGTATTTTTGTCGCTGTGATTGCTGCTATTATGTGGGTGGCTCGTGGATGGCTAAATGCTATCATAGAGAGTACAAGAGTACATTTTGTATCAGAAGTTACTCACGGAATGCACGAGGAAGCTACAGTTTTACCTAAAAATAATTAA
- a CDS encoding YbjQ family protein: protein MILTTADTLGKREIMEYKGLVTGIIVRTPTITQGILGGLKNIIGGKNTSYTNVCKEARLHAEQEMINQAQELGANAIVAIRYDSSSLGGNTSGTEVFCYGTAVIIR from the coding sequence ATGATATTAACCACAGCCGATACTCTTGGTAAAAGAGAAATTATGGAATACAAAGGTCTAGTCACGGGAATAATTGTGCGAACTCCTACCATCACACAAGGTATCTTAGGAGGCTTAAAAAATATTATCGGTGGCAAAAATACTTCCTATACAAATGTCTGTAAAGAAGCTAGATTACATGCTGAGCAAGAGATGATAAATCAAGCTCAAGAGCTAGGTGCTAATGCAATAGTTGCGATTCGCTATGACTCAAGCAGTCTTGGGGGTAATACTAGTGGTACTGAAGTTTTTTGCTATGGTACCGCTGTGATTATAAGATGA
- the gorA gene encoding glutathione-disulfide reductase, translating into MSNNHFDVISLGGGSGGIASAVQAAKFGKKVAIIEKRELGGTCVNRGCVPKKAMWYGANLAEALKHDVAGYGFDVEVKGFNWAKLKEKRATYIGNIHGFYDRLLDKWNITHFNNWGKFKDNKTIILDDGTELTADHIFISPGAYPIVPKNIEGAELGITSDEFFELEETPKKAVIVGGGYIGVEIAGVLNAHGTDTTIMVRRDKPLMEFDNCISDALVECMQMTNLNIINNTNIIKVEKAGSTLKITTDIGKVLEEVDTLIWATGRTPNTHNLGIENTDIKITDKGIIPANEWSETNVKGVYSLGDASGVPQLTPVAIKTGRYLARRLFNGETNLKANLEYVPTVIFSHPAIGTVGLTEKEARDKYGDENVKVYKSRFTALYCAISGHRMPTVMKLVVTGKDEKIVGCHMIGINVDEMLQGFAVAINMGATKRDFDDTIAIHPTSSEELVTLV; encoded by the coding sequence ATGAGTAATAATCATTTTGATGTAATAAGTTTAGGTGGTGGCTCTGGTGGTATAGCTTCTGCTGTACAGGCTGCTAAGTTTGGTAAAAAAGTTGCTATTATTGAAAAACGTGAACTTGGTGGTACATGTGTAAATAGAGGTTGTGTACCTAAAAAAGCTATGTGGTATGGAGCTAATCTAGCTGAAGCACTAAAGCATGATGTCGCAGGATATGGTTTTGATGTTGAAGTTAAAGGTTTCAACTGGGCAAAGCTTAAAGAAAAAAGAGCTACATACATAGGTAATATTCATGGTTTCTATGACAGACTATTAGATAAATGGAATATTACTCATTTTAATAATTGGGGTAAATTTAAAGATAATAAGACTATAATTCTAGATGATGGTACAGAGCTGACAGCAGATCATATCTTTATTTCTCCAGGTGCGTACCCTATTGTGCCAAAAAATATCGAAGGTGCTGAGCTAGGTATCACGTCTGATGAGTTTTTTGAGCTAGAAGAAACTCCAAAAAAAGCTGTAATCGTTGGTGGTGGCTATATAGGTGTTGAGATCGCTGGAGTTCTAAATGCTCACGGTACTGATACAACTATTATGGTACGTAGAGATAAACCGTTAATGGAGTTTGATAATTGTATTAGTGATGCTTTGGTTGAATGTATGCAAATGACAAACCTAAATATCATAAACAATACAAATATAATTAAAGTTGAAAAAGCTGGTAGTACTCTCAAAATTACTACTGATATAGGTAAGGTTTTAGAGGAAGTTGATACTCTAATATGGGCAACTGGTCGCACGCCAAATACTCATAATTTAGGTATAGAAAACACTGATATAAAAATTACTGATAAAGGCATAATTCCTGCTAATGAGTGGTCTGAAACAAATGTTAAAGGAGTGTACTCTTTAGGTGATGCTTCAGGCGTGCCACAGCTTACACCTGTAGCTATCAAAACTGGTAGATATCTAGCTCGTAGACTATTTAATGGCGAAACTAATCTAAAAGCTAATCTAGAGTATGTTCCAACAGTAATCTTCTCCCACCCTGCTATTGGTACTGTAGGATTAACTGAAAAAGAAGCCAGAGATAAATATGGCGATGAAAATGTAAAAGTATACAAATCTCGCTTCACAGCTCTATATTGTGCTATTTCAGGACATAGAATGCCAACAGTTATGAAACTAGTTGTAACAGGCAAAGACGAAAAAATTGTCGGATGTCATATGATTGGTATAAATGTTGATGAGATGTTGCAAGGATTTGCAGTCGCTATCAATATGGGGGCTACTAAACGCGACTTTGATGATACTATAGCTATCCACCCTACTAGCTCAGAAGAGCTTGTGACTTTAGTTTAA
- a CDS encoding 2'-5' RNA ligase family protein: MKHKLSYKLFILFAFLFITLDSFAKSFKQYNVYLIPDTAADKYIKEFDKSLAETNVLEKYKTTPFIKNHPVHLTLYLTSFQNKYIKDIESQLTNLAKNTEPFYIETTGFSAGKSGFVMLDIKNSQSLQQLSNSVIKDLAKYRDKEYPAPSWVKFYPSKLASFEKYGSPNAFAEFNPHISILAANLQTDNERDSFDKDFNEIIKNTQLKPTSFRIEAIGFGEVDENGQVTKTLHIYKLNG, encoded by the coding sequence ATGAAACATAAATTATCTTATAAGTTGTTTATTTTATTTGCTTTTCTATTTATCACATTAGATAGCTTTGCAAAGAGTTTCAAACAGTATAATGTTTATCTAATCCCTGATACTGCAGCTGATAAATATATTAAAGAATTTGATAAATCTCTAGCTGAAACAAATGTACTAGAGAAATATAAAACTACGCCTTTTATCAAAAATCACCCTGTACATTTGACATTGTATTTAACAAGTTTTCAAAATAAATATATTAAAGATATTGAAAGTCAGTTAACTAATCTTGCTAAGAATACAGAACCATTTTATATAGAAACTACTGGTTTTAGTGCTGGTAAAAGTGGTTTTGTAATGCTTGATATAAAAAATTCTCAATCATTACAGCAATTATCAAATTCTGTGATAAAAGACTTAGCGAAGTACAGAGATAAAGAATACCCTGCTCCAAGTTGGGTTAAATTCTATCCAAGTAAATTAGCATCTTTTGAAAAATATGGTTCACCAAATGCTTTTGCAGAATTTAATCCTCATATAAGTATATTGGCTGCTAATTTACAAACAGATAATGAAAGAGATAGCTTTGACAAAGATTTTAATGAGATTATCAAAAATACCCAATTAAAACCAACTAGCTTTAGAATCGAAGCAATCGGTTTTGGTGAAGTTGATGAAAATGGACAAGTAACTAAAACTCTACATATTTATAAACTAAATGGGTAG
- a CDS encoding AAA family ATPase — protein sequence MTKNAYIFSGLPGAGKTTLAKQLAQAMPDTIYFRIDTVEYYLKKAYSQELTKQGYEIAFYQAKENLELGKNVIIDCCNPILESRELWDSLSQINNTKVINIEIICSDIQAHQNRIETRYKSNPNKYPTWQNVLNRDYESWKDEIIRVDTAKTDTIESFNILMNYLEEY from the coding sequence ATGACAAAAAACGCTTATATATTCTCAGGCTTACCAGGAGCAGGCAAAACAACTTTAGCTAAACAATTAGCACAAGCTATGCCTGATACAATATACTTCAGAATAGATACGGTCGAATATTATTTAAAAAAAGCGTATTCACAAGAGCTAACTAAACAAGGCTATGAAATAGCATTCTATCAAGCAAAAGAAAACCTTGAACTTGGTAAAAATGTAATTATAGACTGCTGTAACCCTATCTTGGAGTCTCGAGAATTATGGGACTCATTATCACAGATAAATAATACAAAAGTTATAAATATAGAAATCATCTGTAGTGATATACAAGCTCATCAAAATAGAATAGAAACCAGATATAAATCAAATCCAAATAAGTACCCTACTTGGCAGAATGTCTTAAATAGAGATTACGAGTCTTGGAAAGATGAGATTATTAGAGTTGATACCGCAAAAACTGATACTATAGAGTCATTCAATATACTTATGAATTATCTTGAGGAATACTAA
- a CDS encoding exodeoxyribonuclease III, whose protein sequence is MTKVMTFNANGIRAAARKGFWEWFVTQDVDFLCIQETKAQFHQLEKDEQHFPDGYYYDFKDAVKKGYSGTAIYAKKKPLKVIKELGLDWADDEGRYIQFDYEKFSIASLYLPSGSSGDVRQEYKMQFLEKYKEILKEQVESGRDFIVCGDFNIVHKEIDIKNWKSNYGKTSGVLPEEQAWLDHIFDDLGWVDTFRVINHEPLQYTWWSNRGQARANNVGWRIDYHISTPALKDKVVPKSDYIYKEIWFSDHAPLTISYDYEL, encoded by the coding sequence ATGACAAAAGTAATGACCTTTAATGCTAATGGTATACGTGCAGCGGCTCGTAAAGGATTTTGGGAATGGTTTGTAACGCAGGATGTAGACTTTTTGTGCATCCAAGAAACAAAAGCACAATTTCATCAATTAGAAAAAGATGAACAGCATTTCCCAGATGGTTATTACTATGATTTTAAGGATGCTGTAAAAAAAGGTTATAGTGGTACTGCTATTTATGCTAAGAAAAAGCCTCTGAAAGTAATCAAAGAGCTTGGATTAGATTGGGCTGATGATGAAGGTAGGTATATCCAATTTGATTATGAAAAATTTAGTATTGCAAGTTTGTATCTGCCAAGTGGTTCTAGTGGAGATGTTCGCCAAGAGTATAAAATGCAGTTTCTTGAAAAGTATAAAGAAATACTAAAAGAACAAGTTGAGTCTGGTAGAGATTTTATAGTGTGTGGTGATTTTAATATTGTGCATAAAGAGATTGATATCAAGAATTGGAAATCTAATTATGGTAAAACATCAGGAGTATTACCAGAAGAGCAAGCTTGGTTAGATCATATCTTTGATGATCTAGGTTGGGTTGATACTTTCCGCGTGATAAATCATGAGCCATTACAATATACATGGTGGTCAAATCGAGGACAGGCTCGAGCAAATAATGTGGGTTGGAGGATTGATTATCATATTTCAACACCTGCTCTAAAAGATAAAGTTGTACCAAAATCTGATTATATCTATAAAGAAATTTGGTTCTCAGATCATGCGCCACTAACTATTAGTTATGATTATGAACTATAA